Proteins from a single region of Chloroflexota bacterium:
- a CDS encoding GNAT family N-acetyltransferase, whose protein sequence is MNESIQGMQIEISLLEITDLVEVDALMKRHSQTLGFLPTEALRDHLARGGVLGAKVSHSLVGYLLYGSNPKRFRITQLCVSERFRGEGVARQLLERLKDSATTQTSIELNCRRDFPANAMWPKLGFVPIGEKPGRSIAGHLLTHWHLALHSDHQPELELFKAQTSDEALDVVIDAQVFFHFFEPDSTETEASKALLADFLVDSLKIWITDELLNEINRNDDHEQRRQNRASVQKFPQVQPSPKLVEDCAERLKQILPSSSTSQESDIRHLAKAAASEVNVFVTRDQGLLSKAPAIANLVSLQVLSPTELIVQVHQLSEAQLYSADRVAGLQLGWHRFSKEDFPVFPHDAFLNEGEGQKKFRQTLSQFLGSPNLYTCDLLKDGDDVAIVRTIRNDSPGTISMPLARVANSPNRTLYGRFLIADTLAKAVDMNQDIVEIKATAISPYLRPALLDMGFTAHPDGFVRFCFSSVLSRSEALDRIAQLSPEIISAYEDMSDLELEQHCSPLSLAAEQSFFLVPIRPGYALSLFDRQRSANDLIGGDPKVLLRWNNVYYRKKRRNRLLKPPARLLWYVSDPLKQIVAVSHLDSVDIDTPKNLIRRFRKFGVLRWEDLYEMCNRNISAELMALQFSHTFLFRERIPLSRLRAVYKEDGLDVVLRGPTRVPVEIFHRIYQIGFPAH, encoded by the coding sequence TTGAACGAAAGCATCCAAGGTATGCAGATAGAAATATCACTGCTAGAGATAACTGATCTGGTTGAAGTAGATGCCCTGATGAAGCGACACAGCCAGACTCTCGGCTTTCTGCCGACTGAAGCTCTACGTGATCACCTCGCTAGGGGTGGCGTACTAGGAGCTAAGGTTAGTCATAGTCTGGTTGGTTACCTTCTTTATGGGTCTAATCCTAAACGCTTTCGCATTACTCAACTCTGTGTATCGGAAAGATTCAGAGGTGAGGGTGTCGCCAGACAACTACTTGAAAGGCTAAAGGACTCCGCCACTACGCAAACTTCCATAGAGCTTAACTGTCGCCGCGATTTTCCTGCCAATGCTATGTGGCCGAAATTGGGCTTCGTACCTATTGGCGAGAAGCCAGGACGTTCCATAGCTGGGCATCTCTTGACACATTGGCATCTCGCCTTGCATTCGGATCATCAGCCGGAATTGGAGTTGTTCAAGGCCCAAACCTCAGATGAAGCACTTGACGTCGTCATTGATGCCCAAGTATTCTTCCATTTTTTTGAGCCGGACAGTACTGAGACTGAAGCATCCAAAGCTCTCCTTGCCGACTTTCTGGTCGATTCACTTAAGATTTGGATTACCGACGAGTTACTCAACGAGATAAATCGCAACGATGATCATGAGCAACGAAGGCAAAACCGAGCAAGTGTTCAGAAGTTTCCGCAAGTTCAGCCATCCCCAAAATTGGTCGAAGACTGCGCCGAACGATTGAAGCAGATCTTGCCTAGCAGTAGTACCAGTCAGGAGTCCGACATTAGGCACTTGGCAAAGGCTGCGGCTTCCGAAGTAAACGTCTTTGTTACCAGAGATCAAGGCTTGCTAAGTAAGGCTCCAGCTATTGCCAACCTCGTAAGCCTTCAAGTACTGTCTCCAACCGAGCTGATAGTCCAAGTCCATCAACTCTCTGAGGCCCAGTTGTATAGCGCTGACCGGGTTGCCGGTCTCCAACTCGGATGGCATCGCTTTAGCAAAGAAGACTTTCCGGTTTTTCCCCACGACGCTTTTCTCAATGAAGGTGAGGGGCAAAAGAAGTTCAGGCAGACTCTAAGCCAATTCCTGGGGAGTCCCAATCTTTATACCTGTGACCTGCTAAAAGACGGTGATGACGTTGCTATTGTCCGAACCATTAGGAATGATTCACCTGGGACAATCAGCATGCCATTGGCTAGAGTAGCAAACTCACCAAACCGGACACTATACGGGAGATTCTTGATCGCCGACACGCTTGCCAAAGCGGTCGACATGAATCAGGACATTGTAGAGATCAAAGCCACCGCTATCTCTCCTTACCTGAGACCGGCTCTCTTGGATATGGGATTCACAGCACATCCCGATGGATTTGTAAGGTTCTGCTTTTCCAGTGTCCTCAGCCGTTCAGAGGCTCTTGACAGGATTGCCCAACTCTCGCCAGAAATAATATCTGCCTATGAAGATATGTCGGACCTGGAGCTAGAGCAACATTGCTCGCCCTTGAGTTTAGCTGCTGAGCAAAGCTTCTTTCTCGTCCCAATTCGTCCAGGCTATGCGCTTAGTCTGTTTGATAGACAGCGTTCGGCTAACGATCTCATTGGAGGCGACCCTAAGGTGTTGTTGCGTTGGAACAACGTGTACTACCGTAAGAAAAGACGAAATAGGCTCCTCAAACCTCCTGCACGTCTTCTCTGGTACGTCAGCGATCCTCTAAAACAGATCGTTGCTGTGTCGCATCTCGACAGTGTTGACATTGATACTCCCAAGAATCTCATAAGAAGATTCAGGAAATTCGGCGTACTTAGGTGGGAAGACCTCTATGAGATGTGTAACCGCAACATATCAGCGGAACTGATGGCGTTGCAGTTTTCTCACACTTTCCTCTTCAGGGAGCGGATTCCACTAAGTAGACTCAGGGCGGTATACAAAGAGGATGGGCTGGATGTTGTCTTGCGGGGGCCGACCAGAGTGCCAGTGGAGATATTCCACAGGATATATCAGATAGGATTTCCGGCTCACTAA
- the tyrS gene encoding tyrosine--tRNA ligase, whose amino-acid sequence MATVQTSQEALETLLNRGVVDAVVRADLERMLRSGKRLRIKFGVDPSRPDLHLGHAVGFRKIRQFQELGHHVIIIIGDWTARIGDPSGRSDTRQMLSAAEVHANAQTYLDQMGKIVDVDKIEVAWQTSWFEDFSLEDVVRLCAKYTVNRMLDRADFSTRYGGGQAVSVVEFLYPLLQAYDSVAIEADVELGGTDQYFNFQVARDIMPAHGQPPQQFLTWPLLVGTDGTRKMSKSYDNYVAITDAPNDMYGKVMSLSDDVMRDYFETLTDIPTPTLEEMFTEMEAEKRNPRDVKAHLAREIVTQFHDEASAQSAETEFVRMFRQGALPSNIPEIPLNDALRDAKTIVDALIAANLAKSRSEARRLVQQGGVRLDNTRITDTNTPYSAKPGQVFQVGKRKFGKVSE is encoded by the coding sequence ATGGCAACGGTGCAAACGTCACAAGAGGCGTTGGAAACATTACTAAACCGCGGCGTGGTGGATGCGGTGGTGCGGGCCGACCTGGAACGCATGCTGCGGTCTGGCAAGCGGCTGCGCATCAAGTTCGGCGTGGACCCCAGCCGGCCCGACCTGCACCTGGGCCATGCCGTCGGCTTTCGCAAAATCCGGCAGTTCCAGGAGTTAGGGCACCACGTTATCATCATCATCGGCGATTGGACCGCCCGCATCGGCGATCCATCGGGACGCTCCGACACGCGCCAGATGCTCAGCGCCGCGGAAGTGCACGCCAACGCCCAGACGTACCTTGACCAGATGGGCAAGATCGTGGACGTGGACAAGATCGAGGTGGCCTGGCAGACGTCGTGGTTCGAGGACTTTTCCCTGGAAGACGTGGTGCGCCTCTGCGCCAAGTACACCGTGAACCGCATGCTCGACCGCGCCGACTTTTCCACCCGCTACGGCGGCGGTCAGGCCGTCTCGGTGGTGGAATTCTTATATCCGCTGTTGCAGGCGTACGATTCGGTTGCGATCGAGGCCGACGTGGAGCTGGGCGGCACCGACCAGTATTTCAACTTCCAGGTGGCCCGCGACATCATGCCCGCCCACGGCCAACCGCCGCAACAGTTTCTCACCTGGCCGCTGCTCGTCGGCACCGACGGCACGCGCAAGATGAGCAAGAGCTACGACAACTACGTGGCCATCACCGATGCGCCCAATGACATGTACGGCAAGGTCATGTCGCTCTCCGACGACGTTATGCGAGATTACTTTGAAACGCTCACGGACATTCCGACGCCAACACTGGAAGAGATGTTTACGGAGATGGAAGCCGAAAAGCGCAATCCCCGCGACGTGAAAGCCCACCTCGCCCGCGAGATCGTAACCCAGTTCCACGATGAGGCGTCCGCGCAGTCCGCCGAAACCGAGTTCGTGCGCATGTTCCGCCAGGGCGCGCTGCCCAGCAACATCCCCGAAATCCCCCTGAACGACGCTCTACGGGATGCAAAGACCATCGTCGACGCGCTCATCGCCGCCAACCTCGCCAAGAGCCGTTCCGAAGCCCGCCGCCTCGTCCAACAAGGCGGCGTCCGCCTGGACAACACCCGCATCACCGATACCAACACGCCGTACTCCGCCAAACCGGGCCAAGTCTTCCAAGTCGGCAAGCGGAAGTTTGGTAAGGTAAGCGAGTAA